The DNA window AAAAAGAAATATTTTTGTACAAACTTTTCCTAAACAAAATTTATTTTAATTATTTTCCAGTGCTTTTTGATTAGAACGAGTAATATTTGGGCATTTTTGTGTTATACTTTACATGCTTTACCAATAAATATTTGGAGGTAGTTTACATTGAAATTTAATAAAATATTTGCATTATATATTTCATTTTTGTTTTTACTAACAGCTTGTTCTTCTACTTCATCTGAGTCAGCAATGACATATACTGGTAGTGTAGAAGCTGATGAAATAATTATAAATAGCGAAGTAAGTGGCACTATTGAAAATATAATCATAAATGAAGGAGATTTTGTAAAAGCAAACACTCTTCTTTTATCTATTAATCATGAAGATTTGGATCTTGAGCTAAAACAACTCGAAAATAAAAAAGCAATAGCCTCTTTAGAAATGACACAGCTCCTAGAAGGCTCTAGAAATGAAGAATTAGCAAGGGCTCGTGCTAATCTTAAAAATATTTCTGCCCAGTTATCTGGAGCTGTATCAGCTTACAACTATGCCCTAAAGGTATACGATGATTCTAAATCTCTCTTTGAATCAGGTGCAATAACTAATCAAACTCTCGATTTAAAGAAAACAGAATTAGATCAAAGTGCCTCTAGAAAAAATAGCTTACAAAAGCAATATGATTCTTACAATGCTGAGTTATCTA is part of the Tissierellales bacterium genome and encodes:
- a CDS encoding HlyD family efflux transporter periplasmic adaptor subunit, yielding MKFNKIFALYISFLFLLTACSSTSSESAMTYTGSVEADEIIINSEVSGTIENIIINEGDFVKANTLLLSINHEDLDLELKQLENKKAIASLEMTQLLEGSRNEELARARANLKNISAQLSGAVSAYNYALKVYDDSKSLFESGAITNQTLDLKKTELDQSASRKNSLQKQYDSYNAELSKLLNGARDSDIRKSQLKIDGIDLEIERLELLISKSNLYAPIGGLIQSINFHKGEFILPQKSLISIIDADNLWVKIYISDLNLSNIKIDSTANLYGSDGNLKGTGVVNFISNKAEFTPQNIESKENRAETVFEVNLDIDNSNGDLKPGMLVDVIFQEE